atataagtaataaggaatcattctttgaatattatgaggtgatattttcggtcggggcgtgatcaaatctatcataaagcccttcgggctttattggatttgataacgccccgaccaaaattatcacctcatgatacccaaagaatgattccttatttaaatatataatcgtaagatggttaaaattatataaatataagtaataaggaatcattctttgaatattatgaggtgataatttcggtcggggcctgatcaaatctatcattcaggctttattggatttgatcacgccccgaccaaaattgattccttattccttataaattTCCCCTGATGATGCGTGCCTGAATCAAATATATAGGAAcacatataaaattttgaaatgcagcACCATCATGTGTCTTTGATGTGATAACTCCAGATGAAAACTTTTGTTCGTTAGACGGTCACCATTCATTTGGATCAATCTGTTCCATATTCTAAACATGCATAGCCAGCGCCTCTGGGAACGCATAGATCTgtgaaatttaacattattcaatttaatttgttgacaaaaaCCACTTATTATAGTTATGGTTTTTGGAAATAATTGCTCTTTATGGCTTACCTCCAACCCCCCTCCCACCAAGAACTTCTGTCGCTATATTGAAGTTAATGATATTGAAGATATCAATACTGATTTCTAAAACAGGCACGCAGCagccccggattaggattttcatgatattGGAAagttcctttttttcttttttcttttttggatgagtctggtcccgactttcaaaaacgatgttaCAAGCCTGCATAATTACTTTACTCTTCATTTCCTAttctgaatttttatttaaggtacCTTGATGAAAGTTTTGCTGTATCAAATTCATCACATTTGATCACATTTAATCTCTACCGCATATACTATTTCAATAGAATAGAGAGAATCAATGACGCATTGTCTCCCTTTGAAAACAGAAACCAATTGGTATGAACATTGTTTTGACATACAAGTGAGAAGGTTTCAGAATACAAACTAGCGATggcatcatatatatatatatatatatatacatgtatatatattggaCCATTGATTCCACCAGAAGAAGTTTGTACAGTTAAAACAATAAAAGGTCTCCGTATACAGATGAAGGAAAACATTTagtgaacatacatgtatatggaactTTTCTTTACTTAATCATAGTTTTAGATATTAAACAAAccattttcaaacatttaaggTTGATCTGATGGTTACTAGTATTTTGTTGACCATCTAGCCTCCTTAAATAGACCAATGAAGATAATGAATGTGGATTTGTTCTTTGTAGGATCTAACGCGCTGGAATTCATTCTGTGCATCAGAAACTATTTCATTTGGTGACAAATTAATATGGAgtagtttggttttttttgtattcttaaaatctttattatacaAGCATGTTGAATTAATGGAAATAAATGTGATTTGAAACAAACACACCAATTCTAAAATCTGTTTTCatcttattttcaataaattaataaagaaaataattattttataaggAGTAAAATGAGGGAGAAAATAAGAACCTCAACATTTGTAATGGTAAAAGTAAATGGGTAGAAAGGTGTAAAAAGGAGTTAAATTGGTCAAAGAAtataagtaaagaaaatataaaatgcattattacatttcattttatttttaatctattcATTTTCCATTTTATCCGAGCACAGCTCTTGACATTCCTGAGGCAAAAAAATTGACGGATTTATCATTTACTTTGAATTGCATTGTCTTTTGAGAATTCTTTTTCAAAAGATTTCTTCTTTTTACTtcaatctgaaaaaaagaaaaattaaaaaataaagacataTGATCAGAGAATTTGTGTAAAAAACCTACCAAACTGCAAGAGGTATATCAATACAAATGCATTTATTAACTCCTTGATATTTTGTGGGAAGATATACTATCTGTAAGTAGGGTCCAGCTTTCATTGCTAGAGAAGTGTAgagtaaaatgataaaatacagtCAAAGAGTTTTTACAAACAATGTGCTATTTTGAACATATATCACAATATGTATAAAAGTGTAGTGCATTATTTggtttgtttaaaatgattcaccATAGAAAAGACAAAAGATTCGTCACCTTTCCATGAACATCTTTGCAGTAGCCACTTTCTAAACCAGACACAAGAACATCCATATTGCTCATATGTACAACACTTCTCCAAAGTAAGCTTGTCTCTTCATCCAAACCATTCTCCCCAATGCTCAAAAATGTAATAAGCGTCCCTCTTGCATCACAACCTGGCCCAGAGATAAGGTGACAAAGATATTGTACAAAAGCACTAATTTCTTTAACTTGGTACCCAATGTTAAGCAAAACGTTCAAGCTGTCAACGATGACAACTGGCGGTGCCTTATTCTTGTCTTGAAGATCTTCGTAGTTAGTTTTAATGGCCTTATAAAATCCTTGCAAAGAAGTGGTATTTGAAATGTCAACATTCTCAGGTTGAGTATCAAGAAACCTGTTTCCAAACACTTTGAGACCATCGAAAAAGTTCAGATGTGACGATTCAATTTTCTGAGTTAAGCTAACGCCAAGTTTCTGACACACTGATTTGTGGTGACCAAATGACTGCGACAGCGACACAAAACATACTGGGCGATTATTGCCTAGAAAGAACGACAGAAAATGATGTATTAGAAACGTTCCGTCGGCAGTAGAGTCCGCTAAAGTGATGACTTCACCGTAAAGATTGTCGTCTTTTGCGATATCCAACACGTTATTCACGTCTTCCATgcttctactttcactttcattgATAAACGAACCCGATCGAAATAAAATAGTGTATAcatgttgttaaaaatatatatataatgtatatcaAGGCACATAAAGCAATATTTAATCttataaataacattaaaatagcACAAATAGTCatctgaaaaagaaattttgtcGTTTTCCTAACAAAGCAAGTTATGATAATTTTAGACTCATTTATGGCATTTGTGGCAAATAGCCAAACctttctgatttaaaaaaataaaaacgcaaataattaatattttaaatacaaaataatgcaagcattttaactcatgtcatttaaaaaaaatcgctagatttattttattaatgcatttatatgaaaaagtttataaaaaaaggtcttccacattttttttcgttttgtgaaaaattaattttaaatccaCGTACCGCGTATTTTGAAACAGGGAAAATGGGTAAGAGTTAATAGGATGAAATTCCCTTTAGTTTGACGACCTGAAGTCTAAACTTTTCTTTCTTTGGTCATCataaaagttattttcattGGTTTCATAGAAGAAGTATCCGTTGTTTCTCAAAACATCTGTAATCCTATGGACCATGTTGGCGTTGGTCTTTACCTTGTTTATCGATCGTTAAGTTTAAGCCACAGGCCTgtgaatttctatcaataagctGTTAAACGTTTGGGAACAGAGAGGTATATACCCTAtctatataatatgttttacggtgctaccgttctggcaaGCGCAGCAAGAATTGCACATatcttgcatcattgtcaacctatagtgttatttaggtatcaacgaacgtcaaagaatttttgagagattATTTCTCTACAATAAATATGCCGGGGCAAATGTACTAATTCTAATGGtcatgatacatacagcgcaatcCCCTACCCctagagagatagagagagagagtgtgtgtacagttcctgtttgtaggtgtgtaatttcccacttttaaattttatggTTTGACTACATGCAATatctatataaattttttaactgtttattttttctctttattcctttttatttagttcaaaatatcctattgtttatttcctccctgcTGAtatactcatatacttacctgcctactgtaaaTGCATGCACATTTAGCTAAAAAAATgaatcgatatgacagtaaagtatggctcttgctagtatatatttatttaagtaatctctatattaaaaaaaaaacaaatcatatatcaatgagacaggtatcgcagtctatactgaaatagctagtacacgcataacagatgtttgatccacctctaaatttatcgcgggaaatatagcgcgagagcattgtgacgtcatccataactttgttcgtctttgtttacgtatctcgactcaatacgaaggtatagAAGCAACTAACAAATctcttgagtctcgccaaagcatatgcggtctTCAAACCTTAAGACACcttaaattacgagttaaaaatcggccatttttggcatagtaCCACAGGTGAAAACATTatagagcattatgggacgtagacaaaaaattttgtttgatgaaatgtaggtttagctcgttctttttgcGGCACACACTGGTTCTCGCCGGCGCGCGCTCGCTATAAATTCACCTGGTATATATCTCTCTGTTCTCAAACATTTAACggcttattgatagaaattcagaGGCCTGTTTAACATATATGGCAAGAAATTAGGACTATTTTAGATTTTCTCATTACAAATCTCAGTAGTCTGCAAGAAATTTGTTTAAGTTCCTCTGAATTTCTTTGGGTATAAAAAGATGACATGACAATGAtgaaatcttgattttttttccctttcatcgatttcaattgtacttcTTTGACAAGTATGTGTATATctgttaaaatcataaaaatgtgaTGGAAATGGCTAACTTGAGACAGACCTTATTCTTGGATGTACAGAAGTCTAAAACATGCAGTTAGTTTTGCCCCAAATACCTTTACTTTGTTGATTGGTCTATGTCACTGTATGTAAACACAAATTTGCACATATTCAAATTTGACTTTGGaatgataaaaactttaaacaaagtaCCAGTAATACCCTTGTACTCACAGTGTCAAATAAGTTGGTCTCACAAAATGACAAATGAACAAGAATTTCATgctttttctcattttttttcccataaGATAAAACACCGTACTCCTTTCCTATGTTCACACCCAGTCAGCTTGTTCAGGATCTGAATATGATCATTGATTTACCTGGGCTAGAGGAGAAGGACTTCAAACAGCCAACAGTAAGTAGAATTACTATATATTATGCTACAAGTATAGTCGTGAGGTAGGTAACTctataggtacatgtaatgtGATTTGAACATGTCTGTTTTTCAAGGAACTTCATTACATGTACTGAGTTTGTCTTTTTTACATGTCCTTAGTATTACTATTTCAATTTATCACATTTGACTCGATCAATAGGTGGTGGACATCgctcatgaaataattaaaagtttttattctATCTCGTGTTGACTTGTGACCAGATTTCAGCTCTGAATGCTGCAGTGATTGAACACTGGATATAACATTTTGATATACTgtctgtaaatacatgtacagaaatTACAGTATACAGATAATGTACAGTTATTCCCCATTTGACAATCTGCATGATATTCACCAGCAAACAGAAAATTTAACTTACATATCATATCTTTGAGAAATGTGACATAGAAGAAGTGATACTTTACACATTTCTGTCATTTTGGATTCaagtgacaaacaacatgtgGTCTACATTTAcagtttttgtattttatattctaCTTTATTACAGAGCCAGAGATGGCAGAAGATTTATTCGAGACTAGTTGAGATTTTATTAGGAGTCCCCTTTGAAAACATACTACAGGTACAGCTGAGTTTTATTACAGAAtaggtatacatgtaatactgtggaatcatttttattcatgggacgccaaaattttcctggttTGTGGATATGTAATTTTGTTGGTTGGGTAATCAGGACAATTTTGATAAAGTACTAATCTAATGCTTGTATATTCGTTCGATGGGATGTAAATTCGTTGATCCCCCATGAACattgatgattccacagtattatacatgtataaaataaattaaaaatgtacagcTACCTATTCAGTCTGTAggaaatttgaatgaaatttttttaatataaagccAATTTACAATAAGCAAGACTTATAACATCATTGTGATAAACCATGGTTTAGTGTCTATTCTACTTCTGACAAACCCTTGGGATGCATCAAATAAAGGAATTAGCGTGTCATTGTGGCTTGCAATGATGATTGAACTTAAGTCAGAGCTGTAATAACTCATATTTGAACTTGTGTCATGCTTATAATTTTAGCAAACTCTGTATGTCTCAGATGAGATGGACTTCCCTGAGCTGTATGACGAGGCCACTGAGATTGTGATCCTTTCTCTTTCTCTGTATGTATACATTCATAAAtcactttttaattttgataaagtaAGCTATTTTAAACATAGAAAACAATCTTCACAAGTCTCTGCATAATTCAGTGATGAGATATGAGTGTGAAATTTCAAAAAGCTCTCCAAACATAACAAATTGATTaactatatgaaaaaaaaaatcaactcaaTTTTTAAGCAATGACAAATATTACCGGTAGACATTAACTTTTGAATTCTTTTtcagaaaaagaattttatcatCTTGTGGAATTCCTGATTTTTCTGTTAAAGATGTCAAGGAACCATGTGAGTCTATGAAGTcaaacaattattattatttgctgAACCTAAATGGCATCTTGCATTTGAGAAATATGTGCTTTGATTTCAGTTTTAGattaacatgtataaataaacttgcaatacatgtatcttatttttcaGCTGCTAGCAGAGTACTGAAGATCATGTGTGGTgtcattaattttatcaaatttcaacAAGGCAGAATTCAGATTTACCAGGATTTAAAAGATGAGAATGTAagttaaaacatgacaaaaacaaaaagagcCTGTGAAAGTGTTTTAATATTACCAGTATAATCAAATCTCTCcccctctctttctttctctctctctttaattGTATTGATCCTATTAAactttaatattataaatttaatatactgtaataatgtaaacatttatgtgcaagtaaaatatttgattgtatacagtatatatatgattttgaatgctctacctttttttttactttattttcctAGAACAGATTTCGAGATCAATTTGATCACCTGATTGATAGACGAGATCAAGTTAAGGCAAAAATCAAAGAATTGAAGGCTGAAAAACCAAAGCATGATCCAGAAATTGCCAAGGTTAATAATGTAGTTTCTACTCAAGTAAAggttttttgttcaaatgagTAAATGAATAGCACTATAAGTTCTGTAttcatgacaaaaaaaataaaaagctgaAATCAGAAAGTTGTAAATGTttggaataaaattatttacagttcATTGATGAAAGTTATGAAGTGTGCAAAAGGTTAGCAattgaattttgtttgaattctgAAATTTTCTTTCTCACAGGTCCAAGAACAGTTGGATGTCTTAAATGAAAAACTCCAAGAACGTCTCAAACAGCAGGCCGAAAAGCAGAGAGCTGCAACGGAGGTCAAGGCCAGACTAGCAGAAAAGGTCGAACACAAGGTGAGACAATTCCACGCTGAAGTCTTTGAACGTACATGcataaagaaatgaattttatagtCAAACTTGTGGTActtaaa
This portion of the Magallana gigas chromosome 7, xbMagGiga1.1, whole genome shotgun sequence genome encodes:
- the LOC105329455 gene encoding elongator complex protein 6, whose protein sequence is MEDVNNVLDIAKDDNLYGEVITLADSTADGTFLIHHFLSFFLGNNRPVCFVSLSQSFGHHKSVCQKLGVSLTQKIESSHLNFFDGLKVFGNRFLDTQPENVDISNTTSLQGFYKAIKTNYEDLQDKNKAPPVVIVDSLNVLLNIGYQVKEISAFVQYLCHLISGPGCDARGTLITFLSIGENGLDEETSLLWRSVVHMSNMDVLVSGLESGYCKDVHGKIEVKRRNLLKKNSQKTMQFKVNDKSVNFFASGMSRAVLG